The following coding sequences are from one uncultured Desulfobacter sp. window:
- a CDS encoding sigma-54-dependent Fis family transcriptional regulator, giving the protein MKTNLSPDLAGHDLLGQAGRIPVDMVWLFAFSHLCNRAMLHAGDGTALLDAIVGAVEKQTPYYSVCFESVGSPESGSGKDGMCALQTDLDTELPKPVQERLGLKCGTMATAFYFPVNDTCEHMLDCLVFYAPSGYVPDALEIRVLETISADLGKTLNRLHKDKGDEDRILELTRQKEMYHSVFENTGTGTIIIDPDMLILYVNAKFMDLVGLERSEIENRMRWSQFVVPGDNEMMQNYHYGRRKGMEGIPTEYECRIFAKSGDIRYIDMKVGMIPGTGKSIASFMDITKRKLAENRLRQSEARLSDIIRTFEGLIYTTSEDYRVEFMNNALQEKAGKSGVGEKCYRVVHGLNAPCPGCRLGLVLSGETRRWELKSPRDGHWYWSIQSPVYDNRGRIVKAQTIHMDITDRKRREEKISEDADLLRNENIVLRSAMKERYRFENIVGKSRAMQKVYELVVRAAASNAHVIIYGESGTGKELVARAIHNLSNRCEKHFVPVNSGAISEHIIESEFFGYRKGAFTGAEKDKEGFLGTADGGTLFLDEIGDIGPNLQVKLLRAIEGGGYTPVGGNRVIKPDLRIVAATNKDLRRLVEKGLMREDFFYRVHIIPIRLPALRDRKEDIPLLVDYFLSAFGGDQQIPPVGGKMMEVFLRHDWPGNVRELQNVLHRYMTLGKIDFTGNSFDQTADNSESVSFIRESPRPCGPLNEVVAEFEKGTILKALEDNRWQKAKTAVALGVHRKTLFTKMKKFGIE; this is encoded by the coding sequence ATGAAAACAAATTTAAGTCCGGATTTGGCCGGACATGACTTACTGGGACAGGCAGGCCGGATTCCGGTGGATATGGTGTGGTTATTTGCATTTTCCCATCTGTGCAACCGTGCCATGCTCCATGCCGGTGACGGCACAGCGCTTTTGGATGCCATCGTGGGTGCGGTGGAGAAGCAAACGCCTTATTATTCGGTTTGTTTTGAATCTGTCGGCTCCCCTGAATCCGGTTCAGGCAAGGATGGCATGTGCGCGTTGCAAACCGATTTGGATACCGAACTCCCCAAGCCCGTGCAGGAACGTTTGGGATTAAAATGCGGGACCATGGCCACGGCGTTCTATTTCCCCGTAAATGATACGTGTGAACACATGCTTGATTGCCTTGTTTTTTATGCCCCCAGCGGATATGTCCCAGATGCCCTGGAAATCAGAGTTTTAGAAACGATTTCGGCGGACCTTGGCAAAACCCTGAACCGGTTGCACAAGGATAAAGGGGATGAGGACCGGATTCTGGAACTGACCCGCCAAAAGGAGATGTACCACAGCGTTTTTGAAAACACCGGCACCGGAACGATCATCATTGATCCGGATATGCTTATTCTTTATGTGAATGCCAAATTCATGGATCTGGTGGGGCTTGAGCGCAGCGAAATTGAGAATCGGATGCGGTGGTCCCAGTTTGTGGTGCCCGGTGACAATGAAATGATGCAAAATTACCATTACGGCCGGCGAAAGGGCATGGAAGGTATTCCCACCGAGTACGAGTGCCGGATTTTTGCCAAATCCGGGGATATCCGATACATCGATATGAAGGTGGGCATGATTCCCGGGACGGGTAAAAGTATTGCGTCGTTTATGGACATCACAAAAAGAAAGCTTGCCGAGAATCGTCTGCGGCAGAGCGAGGCCCGGCTCAGTGATATTATTCGAACGTTTGAGGGATTGATCTATACCACATCCGAAGATTACCGGGTTGAGTTCATGAATAATGCGTTGCAGGAAAAGGCGGGCAAAAGCGGGGTGGGGGAAAAATGTTATCGGGTGGTTCACGGCCTGAATGCCCCCTGTCCCGGGTGCCGGCTTGGGTTGGTCCTTTCCGGAGAGACCCGCCGGTGGGAACTGAAAAGTCCCAGGGACGGGCACTGGTACTGGTCCATTCAATCTCCGGTCTACGACAACCGGGGCCGGATTGTCAAAGCCCAGACCATTCACATGGACATCACCGACAGAAAGCGCCGGGAAGAGAAGATCAGCGAAGATGCGGATCTGCTCAGGAATGAAAACATCGTTCTTCGGTCCGCCATGAAAGAACGCTACCGGTTCGAAAACATCGTGGGCAAAAGCCGGGCCATGCAGAAGGTGTATGAACTGGTGGTCCGGGCGGCCGCAAGCAACGCCCATGTGATTATCTATGGTGAATCCGGCACCGGCAAAGAGTTGGTGGCCCGGGCCATTCACAATTTGAGCAACCGGTGTGAAAAGCACTTTGTGCCCGTCAACAGCGGGGCGATCAGCGAACATATTATAGAGAGTGAATTCTTCGGTTACCGCAAGGGGGCCTTTACCGGCGCGGAAAAGGACAAGGAAGGGTTTCTCGGTACAGCTGACGGCGGCACCTTGTTTCTGGATGAAATCGGGGATATCGGTCCCAACCTTCAAGTCAAACTGCTTCGGGCCATTGAGGGTGGCGGGTACACCCCTGTGGGCGGTAATCGGGTGATTAAGCCGGATCTGAGGATCGTGGCCGCCACCAACAAGGACCTTCGGCGCCTGGTGGAAAAAGGATTGATGCGCGAAGATTTCTTTTACCGGGTGCATATTATTCCTATTCGGCTGCCGGCCCTTCGGGACCGCAAGGAAGATATTCCATTGCTGGTGGATTATTTTTTATCCGCCTTTGGCGGGGATCAGCAGATTCCCCCCGTGGGGGGCAAAATGATGGAGGTGTTTCTTCGCCACGACTGGCCTGGAAACGTCCGGGAACTTCAGAATGTACTTCATCGCTACATGACCCTGGGGAAAATTGACTTTACCGGCAATTCCTTTGATCAGACGGCCGACAACAGTGAGTCGGTTTCTTTTATCCGGGAATCTCCGCGTCCATGCGGCCCCTTGAATGAAGTGGTGGCCGAGTTTGAAAAGGGGACGATTCTGAAAGCTTTGGAGGATAACCGGTGGCAAAAGGCTAAAACTGCTGTCGCCCTGGGTGTTCACAGAAAAACCCTGTTTACTAAAATGAAAAAATTTGGGATCGAATAA